One part of the Micrococcus sp. 2A genome encodes these proteins:
- the mraZ gene encoding division/cell wall cluster transcriptional repressor MraZ — translation MFLGTYTPRLDEKFRLILPAKFREELSEGLVLTRGQERCLYVFSAREFERVHEQMRAAPLSSRQARDYIRVFLSGASDEVPDKQGRVTVPAPLRQYAGLDRDVTVIGAGTRVEIWDTASWNEYLAEQEAAFSETDEDVLPGVF, via the coding sequence ATGTTCCTCGGGACCTACACCCCCCGGCTCGACGAGAAGTTCCGGCTGATCCTCCCCGCGAAGTTCCGTGAGGAGCTGTCCGAGGGACTCGTCCTGACGCGCGGGCAGGAGCGGTGCCTCTACGTCTTCAGCGCCCGTGAGTTCGAGAGGGTCCACGAGCAGATGAGGGCGGCTCCGCTGTCCTCCCGCCAAGCCCGTGACTACATCCGCGTCTTCCTCTCGGGAGCGTCGGACGAGGTCCCGGACAAGCAGGGCCGCGTGACCGTGCCCGCTCCGCTGCGCCAGTACGCGGGGCTGGACCGGGACGTGACCGTGATCGGCGCGGGGACCCGGGTCGAGATCTGGGACACCGCGTCCTGGAACGAGTACCTGGCGGAGCAGGAGGCCGCGTTCTCCGAGACCGACGAGGACGTCCTCCCCGGCGTGTTCTGA
- the dinB gene encoding DNA polymerase IV, with translation MPARPSDAAAAPVREASILHVDMDAFFLSVEVRERPGLRGLPAAVASPIGRSVVLSASYEARAYGVRSAMPLAHAKALCPPLAVVAPRQDVYRAVSAEVMALLGSVTPVMEQLSVDEAFLDVAGARRRLGPPERIARLIRRRVADELGLPCTVGGAAVKFVAKMASTAAKPDGLLIVPPERTLAFLHPRPVGHLWGVGPVMAGRLETRGIATIGDLARTDPERLRGWFGAAGAAWSELARGRDPRPVAPRAAARTVGADHTFDVDPTDGEAVALELLRLGHRVAARLRADGVEAAGVTVRLKDPRGLVRARTARLPRPSAAAHDLVAAGRRLADELLAERRHPVRLVGLRAERLTAAGEPVLEQDALFPAEGEEPAASSSAWTEAETAADAVARRFPGAAVRPASLLPAPRPDSRGAPGTPVR, from the coding sequence ACGTGGACATGGACGCCTTCTTCCTGTCCGTGGAGGTGCGGGAGCGGCCCGGGCTCCGGGGCCTGCCCGCGGCCGTCGCGTCCCCGATCGGGCGCTCCGTCGTCCTCTCCGCCTCGTACGAGGCGCGCGCGTACGGCGTCCGCTCCGCCATGCCGCTCGCCCACGCCAAGGCGCTGTGCCCCCCGCTCGCGGTGGTGGCCCCGCGGCAGGACGTCTACCGTGCGGTCTCGGCGGAGGTCATGGCGCTGCTGGGGAGCGTCACCCCGGTGATGGAGCAGCTCAGCGTGGACGAGGCGTTCCTGGACGTGGCCGGCGCCCGACGGCGGCTGGGACCGCCCGAGCGCATCGCCCGGCTCATCCGCCGTCGGGTGGCGGACGAGCTGGGCCTGCCCTGCACGGTGGGCGGGGCCGCCGTGAAGTTCGTGGCGAAGATGGCCTCCACCGCCGCGAAGCCGGACGGGCTGCTGATCGTCCCGCCCGAGCGCACCCTCGCCTTCCTCCACCCCCGGCCCGTGGGGCACCTGTGGGGCGTGGGCCCGGTGATGGCGGGACGGCTCGAGACCCGGGGGATCGCCACGATCGGCGACCTCGCGCGGACCGACCCCGAGCGGCTGCGCGGGTGGTTCGGCGCCGCCGGCGCGGCCTGGTCCGAGCTCGCCCGCGGCCGGGATCCCCGCCCGGTGGCCCCGCGCGCGGCGGCGCGCACGGTGGGCGCCGACCACACCTTCGACGTCGACCCCACCGACGGGGAGGCGGTGGCCCTCGAGCTGCTGCGTCTCGGCCACCGGGTCGCGGCGCGGCTGCGCGCCGACGGCGTGGAGGCCGCGGGGGTGACGGTGCGCCTGAAGGACCCCCGCGGCCTGGTGCGCGCCCGCACCGCACGGCTGCCGAGGCCGAGCGCGGCCGCCCACGACCTCGTGGCCGCGGGCCGGCGGCTGGCCGACGAGCTGCTGGCAGAACGCCGTCACCCCGTCCGTCTCGTGGGACTGCGGGCCGAGCGCCTGACAGCAGCGGGGGAGCCCGTCCTCGAGCAGGACGCGCTCTTCCCCGCCGAGGGTGAGGAGCCGGCGGCCTCGTCGTCGGCCTGGACGGAGGCCGAGACCGCCGCCGACGCCGTCGCCCGGCGCTTCCCGGGGGCGGCCGTCCGTCCGGCGTCGCTGCTGCCGGCCCCGCGGCCGGACTCGCGCGGGGCTCCTGGCACGCCCGTCCGGTGA
- a CDS encoding DUF3040 domain-containing protein produces MIEGAGVPLSEHEQRMLDQLERQLNDEDPRLATQLAETSRPALPVRRIVLGAVLGVVGLLVILAGVSTHLLLVGVLGTLLLGAGILVLTARRPAQAARPGRSGRPTPDAGRGEFMSRLEQRWDERRRREP; encoded by the coding sequence GTGATCGAAGGAGCGGGAGTGCCTCTCTCGGAGCACGAACAGCGCATGCTGGACCAGCTGGAGCGCCAGCTCAACGACGAGGACCCACGCCTCGCCACCCAGCTCGCGGAGACGTCGCGACCCGCCCTCCCGGTGCGTCGCATCGTGCTGGGGGCGGTGCTCGGCGTCGTCGGCCTGCTCGTCATCCTGGCGGGCGTGTCCACCCACCTCCTCCTCGTCGGCGTGCTGGGAACGCTCCTGCTGGGCGCCGGGATCCTGGTGCTCACGGCACGGAGGCCGGCCCAGGCCGCCCGCCCCGGGCGCTCCGGGCGTCCGACCCCGGACGCCGGGCGGGGCGAGTTCATGTCCCGCCTCGAGCAGCGCTGGGACGAGCGCCGGCGCCGCGAGCCGTGA